The Zygosaccharomyces rouxii strain CBS732 chromosome A complete sequence genome window below encodes:
- a CDS encoding uncharacterized protein (no similarity), producing MSNKKKSKSKASESHKRGGRENSPRGQHNSPSLQRDNSISDQQGSENSGTGSGTNGIKLAARLLRNPLFSKRGFEHAKEGLKSERTGDSISTLKCIGSGLLFLYPIVFIIYSIFGLASGDKNNSIHVFVYGGPLFTAVPYFIRYLDDVDTLLLSIFEIGEKSLLGYFADPGIREFLLTVFEIAGLIYQCVKGRQTFKVFFWGIVGFIFYLVGNIILILERKKRPESVVGNST from the coding sequence ATGTccaacaaaaagaagagtaagAGTAAGGCCAGCGAGAGCCACAAGCGTGGTGGAAGAGAGAACAGTCCTCGTGGACAACACAACTCTCCCTCACTACAAAGAGACAACAGTATCTCTGATCAGCAAGGAAGCGAGAACAGCGGTACTGGCTCTGGAACAAACGGGATCAAATTAGCCGCTCGCTTGTTGCGCAATCCATTGTTCTCCAAAAGAGGGTTTGAACATGCAAAAGAGGGATTAAAAAGTGAGAGAACAGGTGACTCAATAAGCACATTAAAGTGTATAGGCAGCGGACTTCTCTTCCTTTATCCTATTGTGTTCATAATATACAGTATCTTCGGTTTAGCATCTGGAGACAAAAATAATAGTATACATGTTTTTGTGTATGGCGGTCCACTATTCACTGCTGTTCCTTATTTCATACGTTACTTGGATGATGTCGATACATTGCTTTTAAGTATATTTGAGATTGGGGAGAAGAGCTTGCTCGGATATTTCGCAGACCCAGGAATCAGAGAGTTTCTCTTGACTGTTTTTGAGATTGCTGGACTCATTTATCAATGCGTAAAGGGTAGGCAAACGTTTAAAGTCTTTTTTTGGGGAATTGTCggttttattttttatcttgTAGGAAATATTATCCTAATCTTggagagaaagaaaaggcCAGAATCGGTAGTGGGTAATTCGACGTGA
- a CDS encoding uncharacterized protein (some similarities with uniprot|P36034 Saccharomyces cerevisiae YKL219W COS9), which yields MSIISDESEMDLEKCVQTFEEEEIELPEDSSGGKLTYFLAPYFFEKKWISDIIFPLFGALLVLLIRLAYFSLRDYFDTQLEMKPSDIFSPLWMIIHYLLCFTTCFVNFIYHRKNFNIETKALQKLLKEVAEMDLTGDPAAWQRIASRVNHFSEEGGHHYPLFYSGEHCMRFFVREIVKPIERQTYDIRCYQEGSTVVNFWKNPPNKALTERALANYNKCVESFGKLSHTAEKDEFRDGIFEKFHSIFNTSLFYLVIIEYVSFVIMALALIVLLISRAIFDLFATPH from the coding sequence ATGAGTATAATAAGTGACGAGAGTGAAATGGACTTAGAGAAGTGTGTGCAGACAtttgaagaggaggaaataGAATTGCCAGAGGACAGTTCTGGTGGAAAGTTGACATACTTCCTTGCCCCATATttcttcgaaaaaaaatggatatCCGACATCATATTTCCTCTTTTCGGTGCACTTTTGGTATTATTGATACGGTTGGCGTACTTTAGTCTGCGCGACTATTTTGATACTCAACTTGAAATGAAACCTTCTGACATATTTTCTCCTTTATGGATGATCATTCATTATCTCCTATGCTTTACTACGTGTTTTGTGAACTTCATCTATCATAGGAAAAACTTTAATATTGAGACAAAAGCGCTCCAAAAGTTATTGAAGGAAGTGGCTGAAATGGACCTGACCGGGGATCCAGCAGCTTGGCAGAGAATTGCATCTAGAGTTAATCACTTTTCTGAAGAGGGGGGACATCATTATCCTCTTTTTTACAGTGGGGAGCATTGTATGCGATTTTTTGTGAGAGAAATCGTAAAACCAATAGAGCGTCAGACGTACGACATCAGGTGTTATCAAGAAGGAAGTACGGTagtaaatttttggaaaaatccaccaaataaaGCGCTTACTGAGAGAGCACTTGCGAATTATAACAAGTGCgttgaaagttttggtaAATTATCACATACGgcagaaaaagatgaatttagagatGGTATTTTCGAGAAGTTTCATAGTATCTTCAACACCTCATTGTTTTACTTGGTGATAATAGAATATGTGTCCTTTGTGATTATGGCACTGGCCCTCATTGTCCTGCTGATTTCTCGTGCTATTTTTGATTTATTCGCTACCCCTCATTAG